Proteins from a single region of Pangasianodon hypophthalmus isolate fPanHyp1 chromosome 7, fPanHyp1.pri, whole genome shotgun sequence:
- the LOC113542757 gene encoding integral membrane protein 2A — protein sequence MVKIAFNSALAQKALVKEVPVSEKDPETGSVYSSESSTGRCLLTLLGLAFIISGLIVGGACVYRYFTPKKLYHGSMQFTDMDSADIPMDMEAHEPYYLPRVEEDVEIRDNVAIINVPAPRFGAGDPAYILHDFKRKLTAYLDLTLRTCFVIPLNTSVVMLPQDLLDLFLQLMSGSYKTHLVHEDLVVTERIDDLAPLGYYIYSLCEDRPTYRMQRRSEIMGLQKRSVEDCRIIRHFENKFVTETKICQA from the exons ATGGTGAAGATAGCGTTTAATTCCGCTCTGGCGCAGAAAGCGCTTGTAAAAGAGGTGCCGGTCTCAGAAAAG GACCCTGAGACCGGCTCCGTGTACAGCAGCGAGAGTTCCACCGGCCGCTGTCTGCTCACGCTGCTCGGCCTGGCCTTCATCATTTCAGGCCTCATTGTTGGCGGAGCCTGCGTGTACAGGTATTTTACACCCAAG AAGCTCTATCATGGATCCATGCAGTTCACAGATATGGACAGTGCTGATATACCTATGGACATGGAGGCCCATGAGCCTTACTACCTACCCCGTGTTGAGGAGGATGTGGAGATCCGTGACAACGTGGCCATCATTAACGTCCCTGCACCTCGCTTTGGGGCAGGAGACCCAGCTTACATCCTGCATGATTTTAAGAGG AAGCTGACTGCTTATTTGGACCTAACACTGAGGACGTGCTTTGTGATCCCTCTCAACACTTCTGTGGTGATGCTGCCCCAGGACCTCTTGGATTTGTTCTTGCAGCTCAtg TCTGGCTCATACAAGACTCACTTGGTGCATGAGGATCTGGTGGTGACTGAGCGCATCGATGACCTTGCCCCCTTGGGCTATTATATTTACAGCCTGTGTGAGGACAGACCAACGTACAGGATGCAGCGCCGCAGTGAGATAATGG GCCTCCAGAAGCGCTCGGTGGAGGATTGCCGCATAATCCGCCACTTCGAGAATAAGTTTGTTACCGAAACAAAGATCTGCCAAGCCTGA